The following proteins are encoded in a genomic region of Magallana gigas chromosome 1, xbMagGiga1.1, whole genome shotgun sequence:
- the LOC117685317 gene encoding mucin-22-like, producing the protein MSRKSKKFGSRKSLEQKQRIQERRHQAKESVNSNKGPKDMSVNSIKGSEESVTSLKGPEESVASIKGPEESVNSKKGPEESVASIKGPEESVNSIKGSEESVTSLKGPEESVASIKGPEESVNSKKGPEESVASIKGPEESVNSKKGPEESVASIKGPEESVNSKKVQKRASTI; encoded by the exons ATGTCTCGCAAATCAAAGAAATTTGGCTCCAGGAAGTCCCTGGAGCAGAAACAGAGAATTCAAGAGAGGAGGCATCAGGCAAAGGAGAGCGTCAACTCCAACAAAGGTCCCAAAGATATGAGCGTCAACTCTATAAAAG GTTCAGAAGAGAGCGTCACCTCTTTAAAAGGTCCAGAAGAGAGCGTCGCCTCTATAAAAGGTCCAGAAGAGAGCGTCAACTCTAAAAAAGGTCCAGAAGAGAGCGTCGCCTCTATAAAAGGTCCAGAAGAGAGCGTCAACTCTATTAAAGGTTCAGAAGAGAGCGTCACCTCTTTAAAAGGTCCAGAAGAGAGCGTCGCCTCTATAAAAGGTCCAGAAGAGAGCGTCAACTCTAAAAAAGGTCCAGAAGAGAGCGTCGCCTCTATAAAAGGTCCAGAAGAGAGCGTCAACTCTAAAAAAGGTCCAGAAGAGAGCGTCGCCTCTATAAAAGGTCCAGAAGAGAGCGTAAACTCTAAAAAGGTCCAGAAGAGAGCGTCAACTATATAA